In Deltaproteobacteria bacterium, a single genomic region encodes these proteins:
- a CDS encoding ParA family protein: protein MRTLAFFNNKGGVGKTTLVYHFAHMLAESGIRVLVVDLDPQSNLTAMCLPEERLEQLWPDTPEHASTVLGCLRPILRGTGDVGEPHIELLGERLGLVPGDLGLSQFEDKLSDAWPRALNRDEAAFRTLSAFHRIARRASDAHAAAVTIIDVGPNLGAINRAALLAAQHVVTPLAPDLFSVQGLRNLGPTLADWRRDWKDRLDRRPAGVDLPDGGMNPLGYVLMQAVMRLSRPVRAYERWVSRMPAEYHRSLLMDQAPANDAAADPACLGIMKNYQSLMPLAHDAHKPMFALKPADGAIGAHAAAVARCRDDFHALTTAVLQRIVAVESARAGALPRGVA from the coding sequence GTGAGGACGCTGGCGTTCTTCAACAACAAGGGTGGCGTCGGCAAGACGACGCTGGTCTATCACTTCGCGCACATGCTCGCAGAGTCCGGGATTCGCGTTCTCGTGGTCGATCTCGATCCGCAGTCGAATCTCACCGCGATGTGCTTGCCCGAGGAACGCCTCGAACAGCTGTGGCCGGACACACCGGAGCATGCGAGCACGGTGCTCGGGTGCTTGCGCCCCATCCTTCGCGGTACGGGGGATGTCGGTGAGCCGCACATCGAGCTGCTCGGTGAGCGTCTCGGACTCGTGCCCGGTGATCTCGGCCTTTCACAATTCGAGGACAAGCTGTCGGACGCGTGGCCGAGGGCGCTCAACCGCGACGAGGCGGCGTTCCGAACCTTGTCGGCGTTCCATCGGATTGCCCGTCGCGCCTCGGATGCGCACGCCGCCGCGGTGACCATCATCGACGTCGGCCCCAATCTGGGAGCGATCAATCGCGCCGCCTTGCTCGCCGCACAACACGTCGTGACACCACTCGCTCCCGACCTCTTCTCCGTTCAGGGTCTGCGAAACCTCGGACCGACGCTTGCGGATTGGCGTCGCGATTGGAAGGACCGTCTCGATCGAAGGCCGGCGGGCGTCGACTTGCCGGACGGCGGGATGAACCCGCTGGGCTACGTGCTGATGCAGGCGGTCATGCGCCTCAGTCGACCGGTGCGGGCCTACGAGCGTTGGGTGAGCCGCATGCCCGCGGAGTATCACCGTAGCCTGCTGATGGACCAGGCTCCCGCGAACGACGCTGCAGCAGATCCGGCGTGTCTCGGGATCATGAAGAACTATCAGAGCCTCATGCCGCTGGCCCACGATGCGCACAAGCCCATGTTCGCGCTGAAGCCGGCCGACGGCGCCATCGGGGCCCACGCGGCCGCGGTAGCGCGTTGTCGCGACGACTTCCACGCGCTCACGACTGCGGTGCTCCAACGAATCGTCGCGGTCGAGAGTGCGCGGGCTGGCGCGCTCCCCCGCGGCGTGGCCTGA